One window of the Sparus aurata chromosome 7, fSpaAur1.1, whole genome shotgun sequence genome contains the following:
- the wdr46 gene encoding WD repeat-containing protein 46, with product MASPGEATVKDSHVGKKKKPPARYWPEQQKEGKDDNKVGKNEEHAEQAVEQEEQKTQKTTKRKQEGGERDGKKFISGKMDPFPGPARIPEDRINKFKRKDKTKKPRGSHYKLKDMISRSEKASEMAQKQAARFDLLLPEDAGFLEGDEDEDTCTISQEDIADAVDITAGSKYFNLKLSQFGPYRVDYSKTGRHLVLGGRRGHVACIDWQSKQLMCEINVMESVNDVKWLHSEAMYAVAQKKWLYIYDSNGIELHCIRKFNDVLRMQFLPYHFLLATASATGFLQYLDVSVGKEVTAICTKTGRLDVMCQNPHNAIIHLGHHNGTVTLWSPNQKEALVKMLCHQGGVRSVTVDKTGTYMVTSGMDKKLKVYDIRTFKPLKSYFLPAGASCLSLSQRGLLSAATGDIVQVYRDVWSSPVTKPYMAHRVPRTVWGLHFCPFEDVLGVGHGDGFTSMLVPGAGEPNFDGLDANPFRSAKQRQEWEVKALLEKIQPELISLNPTELGQVDRASFAQRHQDRVQALGFDPLAKEKFIPKYKTKGRSSAGGVERRKKQVAYEDQRDVIKKTVETKMKMEKERKQKEQKATVFSSQRSALDRFKK from the exons ATGGCGTCTCCCGGCGAGGCAACGGTGAAGGATTCACACGtggggaaaaagaagaag CCTCCAGCCCGTTACTGGCCGGAGCAACAGAAGGAAGGGAAAGATgacaacaaagtgggaaaaAACGAGGAACATGCTGAACAGGCTGTGGAACAAGAGGAGCAAAAGACTCAGAAAACAACGAAAAGAAAGCAAGAAGGGGGTGAAAGAGATGGAAAGAAGTTCATATCAGGG AAAATGGACCCTTTCCCTGGGCCTGCTCGTATTCCAGAGGACAGGATAAATAAGTTCAAGAGGAAAGATAAAACTAAAAAG CCTCGTGGAAGTCATTACAAGCTGAAAGACATGATAAGTCGCTCAGAAAAAGCATCAGAAATGGCCCAGAAACAAGCTGCCCGGTTCGACCTCCTACTCCCAGAGGACGCAGG GTTTCTAGAAGGAGATGAAGATGAGGACACATGTACGATCTCTCAGGAAGATATTGCAGATGCAGTGGACATAACAGCTGGGTCAAAG tATTTTAATCTGAAACTGTCACAGTTTGGACCGTATCGAGTGGATTATAGCAAGACTGGACG TCACCTGGTGCTTGGTGGGAGGAGAGGCCATGTTGCCTGTATAGACTGGCAGTCCAAACAGCTTATGTGTGAGATAAATGTGATGGAGTCTGTGAATGATGTGAA GTGGCTCCACAGTGAGGCCATGTATGCGGTGGCTCAGAAGAAGTGGCTGTATATCTACGACTCAAATGGAATAGAGCTTCACTGCATCCGCAAATTCAATGATGTCCTGCGAATGCAGTTCCTCCCGTACCACTTCTTGCTTGCCACAGCG AGTGCTACAGGTTTCCTGCAGTACTTGGATGTGTCTGTGGGAAAGGAGGTGACAGCCATCTGCACCAAGACTGGCCGGCTTGACGTGATGTGCCAGAACCCACACAATGCCATTATCCATCTTGGCCACCACAACGGCACAGTCACCCTCTGGTCACCAAACCAGAAGGAAGCCCTCGTCAAGATGCTCTGTCACCAGGGCGGCGTTCGCTCTGTCACTGTGGACAAGACGGGCAC ATACATGGTGACGTCTGGCATGGATAAAAAGCTGAAGGTGTATGACATTAGAACCTTTAAGCCCTTGAAGTCCTACTTCCTGCCTGCTGGAGCTTCCTGTTTGTCATTGAGCCAGAGGGGACTGCTGTCTGCAGCCACAGGGGATATTGTCCAG GTGTACAGGGACGTGTGGAGTTCTCCAGTGACTAAACCCTACATGGCTCACAGAGTTCCGAGAACAGTTTGGGGCCTTCACTTCTGTCCCTTTGAAGATGTACTCGGAGTGGGGCACGGTGATGGTTTCACCAGCATGCTCGTTCCAG GTGCGGGAGAGCCTAACTTTGATGGTCTGGATGCAAATCCATTCCGTAGTGCAAAGCAGAGGCAAGAGTGGGAGGTCAAAGCCCTGCTGGAGAAAATCCAGCCAGAGCTCATCAGCCTCAACCCAACCGAGCTGGGGCAGGTTGACCGTGCCAGCTTTGCACAAAGGCACCAAGACAGGGTCCAAGCTCTG GGCTTTGACCCATTGGCCAAAGAAAAGTTTATTCCCAAGTATAAGACAAAAGGGCGTAGCTCTGCGGGTGGTGTTGAAAGGCGCAAGAAACAAGTGGCTTATGAGGACCAGAGG GATGTGATCAAGAAAACTGTGGAGACCAAAATGAAgatggaaaaagagagaaagcagaagGAACAGAAGGCGACAGTGTTCTCTAGCCAGAGATCCGCTCTGGACAGATTCAAGAAATAG